A genome region from Dethiobacter alkaliphilus AHT 1 includes the following:
- a CDS encoding helix-hairpin-helix domain-containing protein, whose product MLQMTRKEQIGALVLAGMLVLGLVIRFALTPKTPGEFVIEAPEESAGELEVNEVHEIMVHVAGAVQNPGVYTLSDGARIYEALEAAGGVLPDGDAHALNLAEPLYDGRRINVPFAEDVETPTGGVAESGKVNINTATAAELEALPGIGPAKAAAISSYREENGPFRSVEDLVQVSGIGVKTVESLKEHITLY is encoded by the coding sequence ATGCTGCAAATGACCAGAAAAGAGCAAATTGGCGCTCTGGTCTTGGCCGGCATGCTGGTGTTGGGACTTGTCATCCGCTTTGCCCTGACACCGAAAACCCCTGGTGAATTTGTCATCGAAGCTCCTGAAGAGAGCGCAGGAGAGTTGGAAGTTAATGAAGTTCATGAGATTATGGTTCATGTGGCCGGGGCGGTGCAAAATCCCGGGGTGTATACCCTCTCAGACGGTGCCCGCATTTATGAGGCGCTGGAGGCGGCGGGGGGAGTGCTGCCGGATGGCGATGCCCATGCGCTGAATCTGGCGGAACCGCTCTATGACGGGCGGCGGATTAACGTACCTTTTGCCGAAGATGTGGAAACACCGACCGGCGGTGTAGCAGAAAGCGGGAAGGTAAATATTAATACCGCCACCGCTGCGGAGCTGGAGGCATTGCCCGGCATAGGCCCGGCTAAAGCGGCCGCTATTAGCAGTTACCGGGAGGAAAACGGACCGTTTCGTTCCGTGGAAGATTTGGTGCAGGTCTCCGGAATTGGGGTTAAGACAGTGGAGTCACTAAAAGAACATATTACGTTGTATTGA
- a CDS encoding acyl-CoA carboxylase subunit beta, producing MTQDKRQENYEFWLERDQELLARREEAYNVGGEKQLQRLAKQGKMPARQLVEMLIDEDSDFYEVGLDAGYDIGYPEQPHIPGGGVITGVGKIHGKDCMIFANESRMTAGTYYPITLKKHMRAQKIAEQCGLPCVYIADSGGIFLPLQRECFADEGMFGTMFYNMTRMSAKGIKQYTLSTGGNTAGGAYMVYLACESIMIDKLAYAFLAGPPMVRSAIGEEVSAEDLGGAYVHTQHSGGCDHFVSTQEEGIQKLREIIAFDPPQKFHGHRFESWDEPLYGPDELMANMPADPYKPIDIKDVIKCIADGSYFQEYKANYAPGRGDNIICGKIWLKGMPVGIVASNRNGVIFLEGARKATEWVVRCGNDKTPLLYIQNSPGYMVGSNEEWNGIGKYGSDMVRACSCVEVPKIQWVIGPDHGAANYGMCGRAYNPRFVFHTMRARTTVMAGRTAAFILESIERKNKKKQGEEIDEAKMTEFRNKMVERYDRDGHPYVTGSLLFHDGIITWPEARDKLARGFELALREPVAESKFGNFKF from the coding sequence ATGACTCAGGATAAAAGGCAGGAGAACTACGAGTTCTGGCTGGAGCGGGATCAAGAGCTTTTGGCTCGCCGGGAGGAAGCTTATAATGTAGGCGGGGAGAAGCAGCTGCAGAGGCTGGCCAAGCAGGGTAAGATGCCGGCCCGACAATTGGTGGAAATGTTGATTGATGAGGATAGTGATTTTTATGAAGTGGGGCTGGATGCCGGTTATGATATCGGGTATCCGGAGCAGCCGCATATACCCGGTGGTGGTGTTATTACCGGTGTAGGTAAAATTCATGGTAAGGATTGCATGATTTTTGCCAACGAGAGCCGGATGACGGCGGGTACCTACTACCCTATTACGTTAAAGAAGCATATGCGGGCACAGAAGATTGCGGAACAGTGCGGTTTGCCCTGTGTTTATATTGCTGATTCGGGCGGGATTTTCCTGCCGCTGCAGAGAGAGTGCTTTGCCGATGAAGGCATGTTCGGCACCATGTTTTATAATATGACCAGGATGTCTGCCAAGGGGATTAAGCAGTATACCTTAAGTACCGGCGGCAATACCGCAGGTGGCGCGTATATGGTTTACCTGGCCTGTGAATCCATCATGATTGATAAGCTGGCATATGCGTTTCTGGCCGGACCGCCCATGGTGCGTTCAGCTATTGGGGAGGAAGTATCGGCGGAAGATTTGGGTGGGGCGTATGTGCATACCCAGCATTCCGGCGGTTGTGATCATTTTGTCAGTACCCAGGAGGAAGGGATTCAGAAGCTACGGGAAATTATTGCTTTTGACCCGCCGCAGAAGTTTCACGGGCATCGCTTTGAATCGTGGGATGAGCCGCTGTACGGGCCGGACGAGTTGATGGCCAATATGCCGGCGGATCCCTATAAACCCATAGACATTAAAGATGTCATTAAGTGCATTGCCGACGGCAGTTATTTTCAGGAGTATAAGGCCAATTATGCTCCGGGCCGGGGTGACAATATAATTTGCGGTAAGATATGGCTCAAAGGTATGCCGGTGGGCATTGTGGCTTCTAACCGCAACGGTGTTATTTTTCTGGAAGGGGCGCGAAAGGCTACCGAATGGGTGGTGCGCTGCGGTAATGATAAGACTCCGCTTCTGTATATTCAGAATTCACCGGGTTATATGGTGGGCAGTAATGAAGAGTGGAACGGTATTGGTAAGTATGGCTCGGATATGGTGCGGGCCTGCTCATGTGTGGAAGTGCCCAAAATCCAGTGGGTGATTGGTCCGGACCATGGTGCGGCCAACTACGGCATGTGCGGCCGGGCTTATAATCCGCGGTTTGTGTTCCATACCATGCGGGCCAGGACCACGGTAATGGCCGGTAGGACTGCGGCATTTATTTTGGAAAGTATTGAGCGCAAAAATAAGAAGAAACAAGGCGAAGAGATCGATGAGGCAAAAATGACCGAGTTCCGCAACAAGATGGTGGAGCGCTATGACCGGGACGGTCATCCGTATGTGACCGGGTCATTGTTATTCCATGACGGAATTATTACCTGGCCGGAAGCGCGGGATAAACTGGCCAGAGGGTTTGAACTGGCTTTACGGGAGCCGGTTGCCGAGTCCAAGTTTGGTAACTTCAAATTCTAA
- a CDS encoding spore germination protein — MVNALSFLKKLKKLKKATAKDVETQPEKRGTKLRAKDSAHLKMRMELIQQRLGESNDVVIRQITSSNHRLEFAVVFIDGLSDKKLIHDHIIRPIQSDNVVSRYSQELTLKNALDLLQSHITSSSEVMVVGTLNEAIKFVLNGDTALLIDGEEKILIYGTREWQMRAVDEPETESAVRGPREGFTETLRVNTSLLRRRIRHENLRLETMKAGRRTDTEIILAYINDIANPQTLDEVRKRVAAIDTDSILESGYIEEFIEDVPLSIFPQIEHTERVDKAAAAILDGRILIMVDNTPHSLIVPTTFFQFMQASEDYYERPYVGLALRILRLFVLNVALMLPALYVAIVTFHQEMLPTPLLLSILAARAGIPFPAVAEALIMEAMFEVLREAGVRLPKTVGQAVSIVGGLVVGDAAIRAGIVSPAMVIVVATTAISTFAIPAFNASITLRILRFPLIVLGGIMGLYGVIFGLLIILIHLAGLQSFGVPYLSPMVHGTLPDMTKTFARPFWWMTGKRPHELKPQDTTRQANNMFMRKPPGDERELVHEKTEDNNAGKR, encoded by the coding sequence GCACTAAACTGCGCGCCAAAGACTCTGCCCATTTGAAGATGCGCATGGAGCTAATCCAGCAACGACTGGGAGAAAGTAACGATGTGGTCATCCGCCAGATTACCAGCAGCAATCACCGCCTTGAATTTGCGGTAGTCTTTATTGACGGCTTAAGTGACAAAAAACTGATTCATGACCATATCATCCGCCCCATTCAGTCAGACAATGTGGTAAGCCGCTATTCCCAGGAACTTACCCTAAAAAATGCCCTGGATTTATTGCAGAGCCATATAACCAGCAGCAGTGAAGTAATGGTGGTGGGCACGCTCAACGAAGCCATTAAATTTGTCTTAAACGGTGACACAGCACTCCTAATCGACGGGGAGGAGAAAATCCTTATCTACGGAACCCGGGAATGGCAGATGCGGGCCGTAGACGAGCCGGAAACGGAATCGGCAGTGCGGGGGCCACGGGAAGGCTTTACCGAAACACTGCGTGTCAATACTTCTCTTCTGCGCCGCCGCATCCGCCACGAAAACCTGCGGCTGGAAACAATGAAAGCGGGGCGCCGCACCGATACCGAAATAATTCTGGCCTATATTAACGATATTGCCAACCCGCAAACCCTGGATGAAGTGCGCAAACGGGTGGCGGCCATTGACACCGACAGCATCCTGGAATCAGGTTATATCGAAGAATTCATAGAAGATGTACCCCTCTCCATCTTTCCGCAAATCGAACATACCGAAAGGGTGGACAAAGCGGCCGCCGCCATCCTTGACGGCAGAATCCTGATTATGGTGGACAATACCCCACATTCCCTCATCGTTCCCACCACATTCTTTCAGTTCATGCAGGCTTCCGAAGATTATTATGAACGCCCCTACGTGGGCCTGGCCCTGCGCATACTTCGTTTGTTCGTTCTCAATGTTGCGCTGATGCTGCCGGCTCTTTATGTGGCCATTGTTACTTTTCACCAGGAGATGCTGCCAACACCACTTCTGCTTAGCATTCTGGCCGCCCGCGCCGGCATCCCCTTTCCGGCGGTGGCGGAAGCTCTGATCATGGAAGCCATGTTTGAAGTTTTACGGGAAGCGGGCGTGCGCCTGCCAAAAACCGTGGGCCAGGCCGTCAGCATCGTCGGCGGTTTGGTAGTTGGTGACGCCGCCATCCGTGCCGGGATTGTTTCCCCCGCCATGGTCATCGTGGTGGCCACAACGGCCATTTCCACCTTTGCCATCCCCGCCTTTAACGCCTCCATTACCCTGCGCATCCTGCGCTTCCCCCTCATTGTCCTGGGCGGAATAATGGGGCTCTACGGCGTAATCTTTGGCCTGCTGATAATCCTAATCCATCTGGCCGGTCTGCAATCCTTTGGCGTTCCCTATCTTTCACCCATGGTCCACGGCACACTGCCGGATATGACCAAAACATTTGCCCGTCCTTTCTGGTGGATGACCGGCAAGCGCCCCCACGAATTGAAACCCCAGGATACCACACGGCAGGCCAATAACATGTTCATGCGTAAACCGCCCGGTGATGAACGGGAACTGGTCCATGAAAAAACGGAGGATAACAATGCTGGAAAAAGGTAA
- the leuS gene encoding leucine--tRNA ligase, with translation MGGRIVADYNPSVIEPKWQNFWEKEDFYKTDEEGKKKYYVLEMFPYPSGRLHMGHMRVYSIGDVLARFLNMRGYSVLHPMGWDAFGLPAENAAIERQVHPAEWTYANIEAMKKQQKALGISYDWDREVATCAPDYYKWTQWLFLLFYKRGLAYKKKASVNWCPQCATVLANEQVEDGGCWRCGDEVVVKDLEQWFLRITDYAERLLDDLKLLDGWPERVRTMQENWIGKSEGAEIRFPVTGKDVDIPVFTTRPDTLYGVTYMVLAAEHPLVDDLTVGTEHEAAVRQLVDKARKMSEVDRSSTEMEKEGVFTGSYCINPVNGKEVPILVGNYVLMGYGTGAVMGVPAHDQRDFEFAKKYNLPIQVVISPRDKFLQVEDMQEAYVDAGVLVNSSRFDGTDSVAAKKAIIEYLEDNDWGTGKVTYRLRDWLISRQRYWGAPIPMIYCDECGPVPVPDEDLPVMLPEDVKFEAGKSPLAEHEGFLNAKCPTCGGKGRRETDTMDTFICSSWYFFRYTDPKNENEAFAKDRSDAWLPVDQYIGGIEHAILHLLYSRFFTKVLHDAGMTEAVEPFTRLLAQGMVNKDGAKMSKSKGNVVSPDEIIEKYGADTGRLFILFAAPPEKDLDWSDRGVEGCYRFLKRVWRLVDRYADDVRGQNGETAEYDKQDQELRRAAHTALKKVTEDIEERFNFNTAISAVMEAVNTAYGYMNEKEDHINTAAMAEFLEMLVLVLAPFAPHLGEEMWERLGKEGSVHQQQWPAYDPDVLQVAEVEIVVQVNGKVRGKLTIPAGLDKEAMQKQAMADDRIGQLVEGKQVVKAITVPDKLVNLVVR, from the coding sequence ATGGGAGGCAGAATCGTGGCCGATTACAATCCAAGTGTCATTGAGCCGAAATGGCAGAATTTCTGGGAAAAAGAAGATTTTTATAAGACGGATGAGGAAGGAAAAAAGAAGTACTATGTGTTGGAAATGTTTCCGTATCCTTCCGGACGACTACATATGGGGCATATGCGGGTTTACTCCATTGGAGATGTGCTGGCCCGGTTTTTAAACATGCGGGGCTACAGTGTGCTGCATCCCATGGGTTGGGATGCTTTTGGCCTGCCGGCGGAAAACGCTGCCATTGAGCGGCAGGTACATCCGGCGGAGTGGACTTATGCCAATATTGAGGCCATGAAAAAGCAGCAAAAAGCGTTGGGCATAAGCTACGACTGGGACCGTGAGGTTGCCACCTGTGCTCCTGATTATTATAAGTGGACCCAGTGGCTCTTTTTGCTGTTTTATAAAAGGGGACTGGCCTATAAAAAGAAAGCTTCGGTTAACTGGTGCCCGCAGTGTGCCACAGTGCTGGCCAATGAGCAGGTAGAAGACGGCGGCTGCTGGCGCTGCGGCGATGAAGTGGTGGTTAAGGACCTGGAGCAGTGGTTTTTACGAATCACCGATTATGCGGAGCGGCTCTTGGATGATTTGAAACTGCTTGACGGTTGGCCGGAGCGGGTCCGGACCATGCAGGAAAACTGGATTGGTAAAAGCGAAGGCGCGGAAATCCGGTTTCCCGTTACAGGCAAAGACGTGGATATTCCCGTCTTTACCACCAGGCCCGATACTTTATATGGTGTGACTTATATGGTGCTGGCGGCGGAGCATCCGCTGGTGGATGATTTAACGGTGGGAACCGAGCATGAAGCGGCGGTACGGCAGTTGGTGGACAAGGCCCGGAAAATGTCGGAAGTGGACCGCTCCTCCACTGAGATGGAGAAAGAAGGGGTCTTTACCGGGTCGTACTGCATCAATCCTGTTAACGGCAAAGAGGTGCCTATCTTGGTGGGCAATTATGTTTTGATGGGTTATGGTACCGGAGCGGTGATGGGTGTTCCTGCCCATGACCAGCGGGACTTTGAATTTGCCAAGAAGTATAACCTGCCCATTCAGGTGGTAATTTCGCCGCGGGATAAATTTCTGCAGGTTGAGGATATGCAGGAAGCATACGTTGATGCGGGGGTATTGGTGAATTCTTCCCGCTTTGACGGTACGGACAGCGTTGCGGCTAAAAAGGCCATTATTGAGTATCTGGAAGACAATGACTGGGGCACGGGGAAAGTTACCTACAGGTTGCGGGATTGGCTTATTTCCCGTCAGCGCTACTGGGGTGCGCCCATTCCCATGATTTATTGTGATGAGTGCGGGCCGGTGCCGGTTCCCGATGAGGATTTGCCGGTGATGCTGCCTGAAGATGTGAAATTTGAGGCCGGGAAGTCTCCCTTGGCTGAGCATGAAGGTTTTCTTAACGCCAAGTGCCCCACCTGTGGTGGAAAAGGACGGCGGGAGACCGATACCATGGACACCTTTATCTGCTCGTCCTGGTATTTCTTCCGCTATACGGATCCCAAGAATGAAAATGAAGCTTTTGCCAAGGACAGAAGTGATGCCTGGCTGCCGGTGGATCAGTATATCGGTGGCATTGAGCATGCTATCCTGCACCTGTTGTATTCCCGCTTTTTCACCAAAGTACTCCATGATGCCGGCATGACCGAGGCGGTGGAGCCTTTCACCCGACTGTTGGCCCAGGGTATGGTAAACAAAGACGGGGCCAAGATGTCTAAATCCAAGGGTAATGTGGTTAGCCCCGATGAAATTATTGAGAAGTATGGCGCCGATACCGGGCGGCTGTTTATTCTCTTTGCCGCGCCGCCGGAGAAAGATCTGGACTGGAGCGACCGGGGAGTGGAAGGGTGTTACCGCTTCCTGAAACGGGTCTGGCGTCTGGTGGACCGCTATGCCGACGATGTGCGGGGGCAAAACGGGGAAACGGCAGAGTATGACAAGCAGGACCAGGAGCTGCGCCGGGCGGCACATACCGCCTTGAAAAAAGTCACCGAAGATATTGAGGAGCGGTTTAACTTCAATACCGCCATCTCCGCTGTAATGGAGGCTGTTAATACAGCGTACGGATATATGAATGAAAAGGAAGACCATATTAACACTGCTGCCATGGCGGAGTTTTTGGAAATGCTGGTACTGGTATTGGCGCCCTTTGCTCCCCATCTGGGAGAGGAAATGTGGGAGCGGCTGGGCAAGGAAGGCAGTGTGCATCAGCAGCAGTGGCCCGCTTATGATCCGGACGTGCTGCAGGTGGCGGAAGTGGAGATTGTGGTGCAGGTTAACGGTAAGGTGCGGGGTAAGCTGACCATCCCTGCCGGCCTGGACAAAGAGGCCATGCAAAAGCAGGCTATGGCCGATGACCGTATTGGCCAGTTGGTGGAGGGCAAGCAGGTGGTTAAAGCCATTACTGTCCCGGACAAGCTAGTTAATTTGGTCGTACGCTGA
- a CDS encoding Ger(x)C family spore germination protein — MIRLRQLITAILILTLPLFAGCWDQVEIEDLAVVRAIGLDYLPGRQSPYLVTLAIKRPAGIDEQGGAGGEPTIIYSGVGASVDLAIQQATNSMSKTIFLAHAEVYLVGEEAAKAGVSPFLDFIIRHPETRLNGFMLVTEGMAHDALQLTERMEESVSEEILSLIFTSQETSETEVDEVFIFLRQMATPGKDPHAGALTVKAPLAEQIANEDDEDENNDNDQEENGENEQDNGNGEENDTGNQEDDVHALEGIAVFAGDKLADILKYPESRGILWLTNNMRRSIMAVSDPVHPEHIVNISIARTATKITPVMENGEFSFRIEVDTEGDLESQSSETDLSKPEEIEKLNDALAGVIKEEMEKTLRRLQELQTDVMGLGMRLNRRHPQVYREVADRWPEEFSKVNVDIHVEANIRRTGQHSHTTRVNR; from the coding sequence GTGATTAGGCTCAGACAATTGATAACCGCCATCCTTATCTTAACTCTGCCTCTTTTTGCCGGCTGCTGGGACCAGGTGGAAATTGAAGATCTGGCTGTGGTGCGGGCCATCGGCTTAGACTATCTGCCGGGAAGGCAATCACCATATCTTGTGACCCTGGCAATCAAACGTCCTGCGGGCATTGATGAGCAAGGGGGTGCAGGCGGTGAACCCACCATTATTTACTCCGGAGTGGGAGCCTCAGTTGACCTGGCCATTCAGCAGGCCACCAATTCCATGTCCAAAACCATCTTTTTAGCCCACGCGGAAGTATATCTGGTAGGCGAAGAAGCTGCCAAAGCCGGGGTCTCCCCTTTTCTGGACTTTATTATCCGCCACCCGGAGACCCGGTTAAACGGGTTTATGCTGGTCACAGAAGGAATGGCCCATGATGCCCTACAGCTTACTGAACGGATGGAAGAAAGTGTCAGTGAGGAGATTCTCAGCCTGATTTTCACATCTCAGGAAACTTCGGAAACAGAGGTGGATGAGGTGTTCATTTTTCTGCGCCAGATGGCTACTCCGGGCAAAGACCCCCACGCCGGCGCACTTACGGTGAAGGCGCCTTTGGCTGAACAAATAGCCAATGAGGACGACGAAGATGAGAATAATGATAATGATCAAGAAGAAAATGGCGAAAATGAGCAAGACAATGGTAACGGTGAGGAAAACGATACAGGTAATCAGGAAGATGATGTGCATGCACTGGAAGGTATTGCCGTTTTTGCCGGGGACAAACTGGCGGACATTCTTAAGTACCCGGAATCCCGGGGCATTCTCTGGCTGACCAACAACATGCGCCGCAGCATAATGGCGGTAAGTGACCCGGTTCACCCGGAGCATATCGTCAACATCAGTATCGCCCGCACCGCGACTAAAATCACCCCGGTTATGGAAAACGGAGAATTTTCTTTCCGCATCGAAGTTGATACCGAAGGAGACCTTGAGAGCCAGAGCAGTGAAACAGACTTGTCAAAACCTGAAGAAATTGAAAAATTAAACGACGCCTTAGCCGGAGTCATTAAGGAAGAGATGGAAAAGACCCTGCGCAGACTGCAGGAACTGCAGACAGACGTTATGGGCCTGGGCATGCGCTTAAACCGCAGGCACCCCCAGGTGTACCGAGAAGTGGCGGATCGCTGGCCCGAAGAATTCAGCAAGGTAAACGTTGATATCCACGTGGAAGCCAATATCCGCCGCACCGGCCAGCACTCCCACACCACCCGGGTAAACCGCTAA
- a CDS encoding GerAB/ArcD/ProY family transporter, which produces MLEKGKISPRQTGQLVFISIHATIILFVPAITATAAGHDAWLSTFTGSLFGLVTLAIVSWLSVKHPGQNLFQYSETVFGKYIGKLIGLAYVWLFLHMVAIIVREFGDFMTTSFMPNTPLSVFNFSLLVLCAWAVIAGLEAIARMNEFIIILVVSFLLLIITLSIGRWDLGLLLPFYSRGIMPILEGAQAPAAWHGEVVWLAVIIPFMTRPGRAFLAGAGGIIGSAILLTTGVVAALAVLGPELVSSFRFPFHLFTRTINIGDLLTRFEPVVMTTWVAGVFLKTSIFYYCASLGLAQVLGLSEYRLVVLPLGVMAGTLSILLFPDVTVLSQFLGEIWPRYSISIYFLGLPSLFLAVTLIREKIFGTKFGGTKRD; this is translated from the coding sequence ATGCTGGAAAAAGGTAAAATCTCACCCCGCCAGACAGGCCAGCTGGTATTCATATCCATCCATGCCACCATCATCCTCTTTGTGCCGGCCATCACCGCCACAGCCGCCGGCCACGATGCGTGGCTGTCCACCTTTACCGGTTCACTTTTCGGGCTGGTAACCCTGGCCATAGTATCCTGGCTCAGTGTAAAACATCCCGGCCAGAATCTGTTTCAGTACAGTGAAACAGTCTTTGGCAAATACATAGGTAAACTGATCGGGCTGGCCTATGTATGGCTGTTTTTACATATGGTGGCTATCATTGTCCGCGAATTCGGCGATTTTATGACCACTTCCTTTATGCCCAACACTCCTCTGTCGGTATTTAACTTCAGCCTCCTTGTCCTCTGCGCCTGGGCCGTCATTGCCGGCCTGGAAGCCATCGCCCGCATGAACGAATTTATCATTATCCTGGTGGTTTCATTTTTACTGCTCATCATTACCCTCTCCATTGGCAGGTGGGATCTGGGCTTACTTCTGCCCTTTTATTCGCGCGGCATCATGCCTATTCTGGAAGGGGCCCAAGCCCCCGCCGCCTGGCACGGTGAAGTGGTATGGCTGGCCGTCATTATTCCCTTTATGACCCGGCCGGGCCGGGCTTTTCTGGCCGGTGCCGGCGGTATCATCGGTTCAGCAATATTACTGACCACGGGTGTTGTGGCGGCTTTGGCGGTACTGGGCCCGGAATTGGTGTCGTCTTTCCGTTTTCCCTTTCACCTTTTTACCCGCACCATCAATATCGGCGACCTTCTCACCCGCTTTGAACCGGTGGTTATGACCACCTGGGTGGCCGGTGTGTTTCTCAAAACTTCCATCTTTTATTACTGCGCCTCGCTGGGCCTGGCACAGGTCCTGGGGCTCTCCGAATACCGCCTGGTGGTACTGCCCCTGGGAGTAATGGCCGGCACTCTATCCATCCTGCTTTTTCCCGATGTCACCGTCCTCTCCCAGTTCTTAGGGGAAATATGGCCTCGCTACAGCATTTCCATCTATTTTTTGGGCCTGCCATCGCTCTTTTTGGCGGTAACACTGATTCGCGAAAAAATTTTCGGCACCAAATTTGGAGGGACCAAACGTGATTAG
- a CDS encoding cytochrome c3 family protein yields the protein MKKLVLAIILLLLLLAVGSVHASGYQEMPVIWEATCWSCHDEYVPVLQSQWSTNPIVRGEHPVQSPCLGCHNMNVQQSPRYRYCTVCHYPGGSLGINNYFSWRHTTDGRQGFLNLPNVRHDMAAAHESGDEVCLGCHAGTLTSEHYRENRTDRYGDPVTCDTCHTGSGLADRLETDDTLRIEKDRNYQLEWSDTYYAPAGEAINRIRITHALNRGNSMEVHALYNGNWGIVYYRTSGVVDRWFDLPYPATAIRARMHAPYSAPEDMWGVDVPEVELAATPTNTPRYASVLEAVTEKDTSCGSCHDLSNIEGHPEHSVSLNSSCASCHGTSMSEEEVRHQDDCGSCHNSDNALVREAIRVNRTDCFSCHTSAHGVRTVSAPPGDIPLDARFNWSIPEAVAIWQQEEWFPEGTLGAAGLVVYSNRLPLVGEDVFNDVAAALAEKGWQLGEQAEVAGFVFGNFEKQGRVCLVWCGDFPGGGSGAEGIRIFIAYE from the coding sequence TTGAAAAAGCTGGTGTTGGCAATTATCCTCTTGCTATTATTGCTGGCTGTAGGTAGCGTACATGCTTCCGGTTATCAGGAGATGCCGGTTATCTGGGAGGCAACCTGCTGGTCCTGCCATGACGAATATGTTCCTGTTTTGCAGTCTCAGTGGAGTACAAACCCTATTGTCAGGGGGGAACATCCTGTTCAGTCGCCATGTCTTGGTTGTCATAATATGAATGTACAGCAAAGTCCCAGATATCGATACTGTACCGTATGTCATTATCCCGGTGGCTCTTTGGGCATCAACAACTATTTTTCCTGGAGACATACCACCGATGGAAGGCAGGGTTTTCTTAATCTGCCAAATGTGCGGCATGATATGGCAGCAGCCCATGAGTCCGGGGATGAGGTTTGTCTTGGGTGCCATGCCGGGACGCTGACCAGTGAACATTATCGGGAGAATCGTACAGACCGTTATGGGGATCCTGTGACCTGTGATACATGCCATACCGGATCCGGTCTGGCAGATCGTCTGGAAACCGATGATACTCTGAGAATTGAAAAGGATAGGAATTATCAGCTGGAATGGTCGGATACTTATTATGCTCCTGCAGGGGAGGCCATTAACCGGATTCGGATTACCCATGCGCTTAACCGGGGAAACAGCATGGAAGTGCATGCTCTATATAATGGAAACTGGGGCATAGTGTATTACCGGACATCGGGTGTTGTGGACAGATGGTTTGATTTGCCCTACCCGGCCACCGCCATCAGGGCAAGGATGCATGCTCCCTACTCAGCTCCCGAGGATATGTGGGGTGTCGATGTGCCGGAAGTGGAGCTGGCTGCTACTCCCACTAACACGCCACGGTATGCTTCGGTCCTGGAAGCGGTCACTGAGAAGGATACTTCGTGTGGGAGTTGTCACGACTTAAGCAACATTGAGGGCCACCCGGAGCATTCTGTTTCACTAAACTCATCCTGTGCTTCGTGCCATGGAACTTCCATGAGTGAGGAGGAGGTTAGGCATCAGGATGATTGCGGGAGTTGCCACAACAGCGATAATGCACTGGTGCGGGAAGCGATACGGGTAAACCGTACCGATTGTTTCTCCTGCCATACCAGCGCGCATGGGGTGAGAACAGTTTCTGCTCCTCCGGGGGATATTCCGCTGGATGCACGTTTTAATTGGTCGATTCCCGAAGCTGTTGCGATTTGGCAGCAGGAGGAATGGTTCCCTGAAGGTACGTTGGGAGCCGCTGGGTTGGTAGTTTACAGTAACCGTTTACCGCTGGTTGGGGAGGATGTTTTTAACGATGTGGCGGCAGCTCTGGCTGAGAAGGGCTGGCAGTTAGGTGAGCAGGCAGAGGTAGCAGGGTTTGTGTTTGGCAATTTTGAAAAACAAGGGAGAGTTTGCCTGGTTTGGTGTGGTGATTTTCCCGGGGGCGGTAGTGGAGCGGAAGGAATAAGAATCTTTATCGCTTATGAATAG